Proteins co-encoded in one Sus scrofa isolate TJ Tabasco breed Duroc chromosome 14, Sscrofa11.1, whole genome shotgun sequence genomic window:
- the FBXL15 gene encoding F-box/LRR-repeat protein 15: MTPGLEEVRNNPCALGQGRSGPAILRKHRQSYYSNCSPCELQDRQPKEAGSLRPLQGQSKKTLLRTRSRQPMEPPMEPSGGEQEPGAVRLLDLPWEDVLLPHVLSRVPLRQLLRLQRVSRAFRALVQLHLAGLRRFDAAQVGPQIPRAALAWLLRDAEGLQELALAPCHEWLSDEDLVPVLARNPQLRSVALAGCGQLSRRALGALAEGCPRLQRLSLAHCDWVDGLALRGLADRCPALEELDLTACRQLKDEAIVYLAQRRGAGLRSLSLAVNANVGDAAVQELARNCPELEHLDLTGCLRVGSDGVRTLAEYCPALRSLRVRHCHHVAEPSLSRLRKRGVDIDVEPPLHQALVLLQDMVGFAPFVNLQV; this comes from the exons ATGACGCCTGGACTAGAGGAAGTGAGAAACAACCCTTGTGCCCTTGGCCAAGGTAGAAGCGGCCCAGCTATTTTAAGAAAGCACCGCCAGAGTTACTATAGCAACTGCTCTCCTTGCGAACTCCAAGACAGACAG CCCAAGGAGGCGGGTTCGCTGCGGCCTCTCCAAGGCCAAAGCAAGAAGACCTTGCTGCGCACGCGCAGTAGACAGCCGATGGAGCCACCGATGGAGCCGTCCGGAGGGGAGCAAGAGCCCGGAGCCGTCAG GCTCCTGGACCTGCCCTGGGAAGATGTGCTGCTCCCACACGTCCTCAGCCGGGTGCCGCTGCGCCAGCTGCTCCGACTACAGCGCGTCAGCCGGGCTTTCCGGGCGCTAGTGCAGCTGCACCTGGCCGGGCTGCGCCGTTTCGACGCCGCTCAG GTGGGTCCGCAGATCCCCCGGGCCGCATTGGCCTGGCTGCTGCGGGATGCCGAGGGGCTGCAGGAGCTGGCGCTGGCGCCGTGTCACGAATGGCTGTCCGACGAGGATCTGGTACCCGTGCTGGCTCGAAATCCGCAGCTGCGGAGTGTGGCGCTGGCCGGTTGCGGGCAACTGAGCCGCCGCGCGTTGGGGGCGCTGGCCGAGGGCTGCCCCCGCCTGCAGCGCCTGTCGCTCGCTCATTGTGACTGGGTAGATGGGCTGGCGCTGCGCGGCCTCGCTGACCGCTGTCCGGCCCTTGAGGAGCTGGACCTCACCGCCTGCCGACAGCTCAAGGATGAGGCCATCGTGTACCTGGCGCAGAGGCGCGGCGCAGGCCTCCGCAGCCTCTCGCTGGCGGTAAACGCCAATGTGGGGGACGCCGCCGTCCAGGAGTTGGCTCGGAACTGCCCAGAACTCGAGCACCTCGACCTAACCGGCTGCCTGCGCGTCGGAAGCGACGGTGTCAG gACATTGGCCGAGTACTGCCCGGCGCTACGCTCGCTGCGGGTGCGGCACTGCCACCATGTGGCCGAGCCGAGCCTGAGCCGCTTGCGGAAGCGCGGTGTGGACATCGACGTGGAGCCGCCGCTGCATCAGGCCCTGGTGCTGCTGCAGGACATGGTGGGCTTTGCACCCTTTGTCAACCTGCAGGTCTGA